The segment GCAGTGAAAGCCAAGGAGTTAAAGGATTTGACCATCGAGGAGTTGCGGTCCAAAGAGAGAGAGGTCCAGGAGACCTTGTTCAATTTACGGTTTCAGCATGCCACGGGACTGTTGGAAAATACCATGCGCATCCCGATGACCAGAAAAGATCTGGCCCGCATTAAAACGGTTCTTTCCGCCAAAATGTTCAATCATGAAAAAAACAAAGGGGTTTAGGATATGAAACAAAGGGGCAGTCATAAGACCTTAACCGGGACCGTGGTGAG is part of the Deltaproteobacteria bacterium genome and harbors:
- the rpmC gene encoding 50S ribosomal protein L29; translation: MKAKELKDLTIEELRSKEREVQETLFNLRFQHATGLLENTMRIPMTRKDLARIKTVLSAKMFNHEKNKGV